Proteins co-encoded in one Salvia splendens isolate huo1 chromosome 4, SspV2, whole genome shotgun sequence genomic window:
- the LOC121800670 gene encoding uncharacterized protein LOC121800670, whose amino-acid sequence MQFVYLLPGWEGSAGDSRVLKDAVSAEKGFKVLQGCYYLCDNGYANSNGFLTPYRGVRYHLKEWGPGTDTPQNPKELFNMRHTKARNIIERAFAVLKMRWGILRSASYYPIRTQIWLIMACFLLHNFIRGEMRTDPIEVELDGQPTAPTTEEEHVAREYIYYVEPSPEWTQMRDAIAMNMWNNR is encoded by the exons ATGCAATTTGTGTATTTGTTACCGGGATGGGAAGGTTCAGCAGGCGACTCACGTGTTCTCAAAGACGCTGTTTCAGCAGAGAAAGGCTTCAAGGTCCTTCAAG GTTGTTATTACTTGTGTGATAATGGGTATGCTAATAGCAATGGTTTTCTGACGCCGTATAGGGGTGTCCGGTATCATCTCAAGGAATGGGGACCGGGCACAGATACTCCTCAAAACCCCAAGGAATTATTTAACATGCGACACACTAAGGCTCGTAACATAATTGAGCGTGCTTTTGCTGTCTTGAAAATGCGGTGGGGTATTCTTCGAAGTGCATCATACTACCCGATCCGCACTCAAATTTGGCTGATAATGGCATGCTTTTTACTGCACAACTTCATTCGTGGGGAAATGAGAACTGACCCAATTGAGGTCGAACTAGACGGTCAGCCCACGGCGCCAACCACTGAAGAAGAACATGTTGCACGGGAATATATTTACTATGTTGAGCCATCGCCTGAATGGACTCAGATGCGGGATGCCATAGCAATGAATATGTGGAATAACCGATAG